One genomic segment of Streptomyces niveus includes these proteins:
- a CDS encoding aminoglycoside adenylyltransferase domain-containing protein gives MIDTLEEPHRVPGEVRGYLDELVRRTGAVCGSRLVGVTAVGSLALGDYRHGRSDVDVTVVVDPSLPQEALHDLARTLAHPELLCPAAGLELVVYEADFAARPSGEAGYLLDLNTGALLSPKVSFDATESPTFWYVIDRSVAHQRGLTLSGRPARKTIAAPNPPELLTAIRASLREHSDGEGHLSDNRVLNGCRSVVYCRTGQWLAKRAAAHRIAMDQADFGPLLEVAVRSFERSRADAEPLPAREVRSFLGWARERVDETARAARV, from the coding sequence ATGATAGACACACTCGAAGAGCCGCATCGCGTTCCCGGCGAGGTACGCGGCTATCTGGATGAGCTCGTCCGGCGCACGGGCGCGGTATGCGGATCCCGGCTGGTCGGCGTCACCGCGGTCGGTTCTCTGGCGCTTGGCGACTACCGACACGGGCGCAGTGACGTCGACGTCACCGTCGTGGTCGACCCGTCGCTGCCGCAGGAGGCGCTGCACGACTTGGCGCGGACCCTGGCCCACCCGGAGCTGCTCTGCCCCGCCGCGGGACTGGAACTGGTGGTCTACGAGGCCGATTTCGCCGCCCGGCCCTCCGGTGAGGCCGGATACCTGCTCGACCTCAACACCGGCGCGCTGCTTTCCCCCAAGGTGTCCTTCGACGCCACCGAGTCCCCCACGTTCTGGTATGTCATCGACCGTTCCGTCGCCCATCAGCGGGGCCTCACCCTGTCCGGTCGGCCCGCGCGCAAGACGATCGCCGCGCCCAACCCGCCGGAACTGCTCACGGCGATCCGCGCCTCCCTGCGGGAGCACAGCGACGGCGAGGGCCACCTCTCCGACAACCGCGTCCTCAACGGCTGCCGCTCGGTGGTGTACTGCCGTACGGGCCAGTGGTTGGCCAAGCGCGCGGCGGCGCATCGGATCGCCATGGACCAGGCGGACTTCGGGCCGCTGCTGGAGGTTGCTGTCCGAAGTTTCGAGCGTTCGCGCGCCGACGCGGAGCCATTGCCTGCGCGCGAGGTCCGGTCCTTTCTCGGCTGGGCACGCGAACGCGTCGATGAGACCGCCCGCG